A portion of the Streptococcus urinalis 2285-97 genome contains these proteins:
- a CDS encoding GlsB/YeaQ/YmgE family stress response membrane protein: MSLLWTLIIGGLIGLIAGVLTKKGGSMGWIANIVAGLVGAWLGQALLGTWGPSLAGMALIPSIIGAVIVVLVTFFVLAKINK, from the coding sequence ATGTCATTATTATGGACACTTATTATTGGTGGTTTAATTGGTCTTATTGCAGGAGTTTTAACGAAAAAAGGTGGCTCAATGGGATGGATCGCAAACATTGTAGCAGGTTTAGTTGGTGCTTGGTTAGGTCAAGCCTTGTTAGGAACATGGGGACCATCGTTAGCAGGTATGGCATTAATTCCTTCAATCATAGGAGCGGTTATTGTTGTTCTTGTAACATTCTTTGTACTTGCAAAAATTAATAAATAA
- a CDS encoding CsbD family protein, producing the protein MSEEKFDAKLDKVFGSLKETVGKVTGDKEVETEGKVEKGSGKVKEGLADAKDTVKGAINGLKNKEDKDVK; encoded by the coding sequence ATGTCAGAAGAAAAATTTGATGCAAAATTAGATAAAGTTTTTGGTAGCCTTAAAGAAACTGTTGGTAAAGTTACTGGCGATAAAGAAGTTGAAACTGAAGGTAAAGTTGAAAAAGGCTCAGGTAAAGTTAAAGAAGGTTTAGCTGATGCTAAAGACACTGTAAAAGGTGCGATTAACGGACTAAAAAATAAAGAAGATAAGGACGTGAAATAA
- a CDS encoding DUF2130 domain-containing protein, with amino-acid sequence MNEIKCPHCHQVFTINESEYSQLLEQVRSQEFDHELQLRLEKEIVILEEKTKNQLQEKSATHEIEMTQLQNQLNQIKQEETYKKQEALAEKEKEIDQLKSALETIQSKNEYELAKHLSQKEREIDQLQNQLEKTILENKNQIAEKTAILEKEKDAIQTQLLVQEKENDLAIHAITKDYESQLKAANEQVEFYKNFKAQQSTKAIGESLELFAENEFNKVRSYAFPNAHFGKDNTVSSTGSKGDYIYREADENGVELLSIMFEMKNEADMTKTKHKNSDFFKELDKDRREKKCEYAVLVSMLESDNDYYNTGIVDVSHEYEKMYVVRPQLFIQLIGILRNASLNAMKYKQELAVVKEQNIDITHFESDLDTFKTAFAKNYNSASQNFKKAIDEIDKSIRRMEEVKRFLTTSENQLRLANNKLDDVSVKKLTRRNPTMREKFDALKS; translated from the coding sequence ATGAATGAAATTAAATGTCCCCATTGTCACCAAGTTTTTACAATTAATGAGTCAGAATATAGTCAATTGTTAGAGCAAGTGAGGAGTCAAGAATTTGATCATGAATTACAATTGAGATTGGAAAAAGAAATTGTCATTTTGGAAGAAAAGACAAAGAATCAACTGCAAGAGAAATCAGCTACCCACGAGATTGAAATGACGCAGTTACAAAATCAACTAAATCAAATAAAACAAGAAGAAACGTATAAAAAGCAAGAAGCATTAGCTGAAAAAGAAAAAGAAATTGACCAATTAAAATCTGCCTTAGAAACGATTCAATCTAAAAATGAATATGAATTAGCTAAGCACCTTTCTCAAAAAGAACGTGAAATTGATCAGTTACAAAATCAGCTTGAAAAAACAATTTTAGAAAACAAAAATCAAATAGCAGAAAAAACAGCTATTTTAGAAAAAGAAAAAGATGCCATTCAAACTCAATTATTGGTTCAAGAAAAAGAGAATGATTTGGCTATTCATGCAATTACAAAAGACTATGAATCTCAGTTGAAAGCTGCTAACGAACAAGTTGAATTTTATAAAAATTTCAAAGCGCAACAATCAACAAAAGCAATTGGCGAGAGTCTGGAACTATTTGCTGAAAATGAGTTTAACAAAGTAAGAAGCTATGCTTTTCCTAATGCTCATTTTGGAAAAGATAATACTGTTTCTTCCACAGGTTCAAAGGGAGACTATATTTACAGAGAAGCCGATGAGAATGGTGTTGAATTACTGTCAATTATGTTTGAAATGAAAAATGAAGCAGATATGACGAAAACAAAACATAAAAACAGTGACTTCTTCAAAGAATTAGATAAAGACAGACGTGAGAAAAAATGCGAATATGCAGTATTAGTTTCAATGCTTGAATCTGATAATGATTACTATAATACCGGAATCGTTGATGTTAGTCATGAATATGAAAAAATGTATGTTGTGAGGCCACAATTGTTTATTCAATTAATAGGTATTTTGCGAAATGCATCATTAAATGCTATGAAATACAAGCAAGAATTAGCTGTTGTCAAAGAACAAAATATCGATATTACTCATTTTGAATCTGATCTCGATACTTTTAAAACAGCATTTGCAAAGAATTACAATTCAGCAAGTCAAAACTTTAAAAAAGCAATTGATGAGATTGATAAATCAATTAGAAGAATGGAAGAAGTCAAACGTTTCTTAACCACCAGTGAAAATCAGTTAAGGTTAGCAAATAATAAACTTGATGATGTTTCTGTCAAAAAATTAACAAGAAGAAATCCAACCATGCGTGAGAAATTTGATGCCCTAAAATCCTAA
- a CDS encoding GlsB/YeaQ/YmgE family stress response membrane protein, whose translation MSLLWTLIIGGLIGLIAGALTKKGGSMGWIANIVAGLVGAWLGQALLGTWGPSLAGMALIPSIIGAVIVVLVTFFVLAKINK comes from the coding sequence ATGTCATTATTATGGACACTTATTATTGGTGGTTTAATTGGTCTTATCGCAGGAGCTTTAACGAAAAAAGGTGGCTCAATGGGATGGATCGCAAACATTGTAGCAGGTTTAGTTGGTGCTTGGTTAGGTCAAGCCTTGTTAGGAACATGGGGACCATCATTAGCAGGTATGGCATTAATTCCTTCAATCATAGGAGCGGTTATTGTTGTTCTCGTAACATTCTTTGTACTTGCAAAAATTAATAAATAA
- the tpx gene encoding thiol peroxidase, which produces MTTFLNNPVTLGHLFEVGDKASDAKLLNTDLETKSLSDFKGLKVISVIPSIDTGICSTQTRTFNKELAEKDNVSIITVSEDLPFAQKKWCANEGIENALILSDYKDHDFGKNYGLLMQEWQLLARAVLILDDELNVLYTQYVENVNSEPNYQEVIDKVNELM; this is translated from the coding sequence ATGACAACATTTTTAAACAACCCTGTGACTTTAGGTCATCTATTTGAAGTTGGTGATAAAGCAAGTGATGCAAAACTTTTAAATACAGATTTAGAAACAAAATCATTAAGTGACTTTAAAGGATTAAAAGTAATCAGTGTAATCCCATCAATTGATACAGGTATTTGCTCTACTCAGACAAGAACATTTAACAAAGAATTAGCTGAGAAAGATAATGTATCAATTATTACTGTCTCAGAAGATTTACCTTTTGCCCAAAAGAAATGGTGTGCTAATGAAGGCATAGAAAATGCTCTAATTTTATCAGATTACAAAGACCATGATTTTGGAAAAAACTATGGACTCTTAATGCAAGAATGGCAACTACTTGCTCGTGCAGTTTTAATTTTAGATGATGAGCTCAACGTCTTATATACGCAATATGTTGAGAATGTGAATTCCGAACCAAATTATCAAGAAGTTATTGATAAAGTGAATGAATTAATGTAA
- a CDS encoding GlsB/YeaQ/YmgE family stress response membrane protein, whose translation MSLLWTLIIGGLIGLIAGALTKKGGSMGWIANIVAGLVGAWLGQALLGTWGPSLAGMALIPSIIGAVIVVLVTFFVLAKINK comes from the coding sequence ATGTCATTATTATGGACACTTATTATTGGTGGTTTAATTGGTCTTATCGCAGGAGCTTTAACGAAAAAAGGTGGCTCAATGGGATGGATCGCAAACATTGTAGCAGGTTTAGTTGGTGCTTGGTTAGGTCAAGCTTTGTTAGGAACATGGGGACCATCGTTAGCAGGTATGGCATTAATTCCTTCAATCATAGGAGCGGTTATTGTTGTTCTTGTAACATTCTTTGTACTTGCAAAAATTAATAAATAA
- a CDS encoding DUF1858 domain-containing protein: protein MNEIDLNIPVAQLIKEHPELKELLVEIGFKPLANPAMLNTLGKVTSLKAGSKLAKVPLNDIKTMLECHGYEVIGEEE from the coding sequence ATGAATGAAATTGATTTAAATATTCCCGTTGCTCAATTGATTAAAGAACATCCTGAATTAAAAGAATTACTTGTTGAAATAGGCTTTAAACCATTAGCAAATCCTGCTATGTTAAATACTTTAGGAAAAGTTACCAGTTTAAAGGCGGGATCTAAGTTGGCTAAAGTTCCTTTGAATGATATTAAGACAATGCTAGAATGCCATGGCTATGAGGTGATTGGAGAAGAGGAATGA
- the amaP gene encoding alkaline shock response membrane anchor protein AmaP has protein sequence MSKGLKTLYSLLGIVLLTLLYFVIVTSQTHLNLPNSFKWLDWNWDMPRTMDLGMYNYLFWGAIVLFLIILFAVLVIIFYPRTYTEVRLEKNKGSLLLKKSAIEGYVRSAIKTTGLMENPSVTAKLYKKKFKVDVKGRLSSRVGVSDQVKGLEEGITTGFNEFFGLDKPVDFKVYVKDIDDSEYFGNQSESRQRVE, from the coding sequence ATGTCAAAAGGATTAAAAACACTTTATAGCCTTTTGGGAATAGTACTCTTAACACTCCTATATTTTGTCATTGTGACATCTCAAACTCATTTGAATTTACCAAATTCATTTAAGTGGTTGGATTGGAATTGGGACATGCCGAGAACAATGGATCTTGGCATGTACAATTACCTTTTCTGGGGTGCAATTGTTCTTTTCCTAATTATTCTCTTTGCAGTTCTCGTCATCATATTCTATCCAAGAACTTATACTGAAGTTCGTTTAGAAAAGAATAAGGGTTCTCTATTGCTTAAAAAATCAGCAATTGAAGGTTATGTACGTTCTGCAATAAAAACAACAGGACTAATGGAAAATCCAAGTGTTACTGCAAAACTTTACAAAAAGAAATTTAAAGTTGATGTGAAAGGTCGTTTAAGTTCAAGAGTTGGTGTTTCAGATCAAGTTAAAGGGCTTGAAGAAGGCATTACAACTGGTTTTAATGAATTCTTTGGTTTGGATAAACCAGTCGACTTTAAAGTCTACGTAAAAGATATTGATGACTCTGAATACTTTGGAAATCAATCTGAAAGTCGTCAAAGAGTAGAATAG
- a CDS encoding metal ABC transporter solute-binding protein, Zn/Mn family, with translation MKRQFRISLVILLSCFLVSCGLKTNSQNENKGMSIVTSFYPMYAMTKAISGELNDVRMIQSSAGIHSFEPSVNDVSAIYDADLFIYHSHTLESWAKNLHPNLKKSKVDVFEASASLKLDRVSGLEDVPETPGIDPATLYDPHTWTDPVLASEEAHNIAKKLAKKDPKHKKIYMGNAQKFKDKSMALTKEYKSKFANTKAKTFVTQHTAFSYLAKRFGLKQLGISGISNDREPSPRQLTEIEDFVRHYKVKTIFAEDNVNPKIAKTIAKATGAKMDTLSPLESVPKNDRSYLENLQLNLEKLYQQLK, from the coding sequence ATGAAACGTCAATTTAGGATAAGTTTAGTGATATTACTTTCTTGTTTTTTAGTTTCATGTGGATTAAAAACAAATTCACAAAATGAGAATAAAGGGATGTCAATTGTGACTAGTTTTTATCCAATGTATGCTATGACAAAAGCTATTTCTGGAGAACTAAATGATGTTAGGATGATTCAATCAAGTGCTGGGATACACTCTTTTGAGCCTTCTGTAAATGATGTCTCTGCTATTTATGATGCGGACTTATTTATTTATCATTCTCATACATTAGAATCTTGGGCTAAAAATTTACATCCAAATTTAAAAAAATCAAAAGTAGATGTCTTCGAAGCCTCTGCAAGTCTAAAATTAGATAGAGTAAGTGGTTTAGAAGATGTTCCTGAAACACCAGGAATCGATCCAGCAACATTATACGATCCGCATACTTGGACGGATCCAGTTCTAGCTTCTGAAGAAGCTCATAATATTGCTAAAAAACTAGCTAAAAAAGATCCCAAACATAAAAAGATATATATGGGAAATGCTCAAAAATTCAAAGATAAGTCTATGGCTTTGACAAAGGAATACAAATCTAAATTTGCAAATACTAAGGCGAAAACATTTGTAACTCAACATACTGCATTTTCTTATTTAGCAAAACGTTTTGGTCTAAAACAATTAGGGATTTCTGGAATATCAAATGATAGAGAACCATCACCAAGACAATTAACTGAAATAGAAGACTTTGTTAGACATTATAAAGTAAAAACTATTTTTGCAGAAGATAATGTTAATCCAAAGATTGCAAAAACAATTGCAAAAGCTACAGGTGCCAAAATGGATACATTAAGTCCACTTGAATCTGTACCTAAAAATGATAGATCTTACTTAGAAAATTTACAGTTAAATCTTGAAAAATTATATCAACAACTTAAATAG
- a CDS encoding restriction endonuclease subunit S, translating to MNQLLKEYLNNDLEKIPLGDVVDCFKGKAISSKVEEGNYGLINLVDIDALGISYDRLRTVNLPHRQLLRYFLEEDDVLIASKGTVKKIAVFNQQDKQMIASSNITILRPTDKIRGHYIKFFLETEVGKALLEEADHGKNVINLSTKELLEIPIPVIPLVKQDYLIGQYLRGLADYKRKLARAEMEWQHIQKEVRKSLI from the coding sequence ATGAATCAACTTTTGAAAGAATATTTGAATAATGATCTTGAAAAAATACCACTTGGGGATGTCGTCGATTGTTTCAAAGGAAAGGCTATTTCAAGTAAAGTTGAGGAAGGTAATTATGGATTGATAAACTTGGTTGATATAGATGCCTTAGGTATTTCGTATGATCGTTTAAGAACCGTTAATTTGCCTCATCGACAATTGTTAAGATATTTTCTAGAAGAAGATGATGTGTTGATTGCATCTAAAGGAACAGTAAAGAAAATTGCTGTTTTTAACCAACAAGATAAGCAAATGATTGCATCCTCTAATATTACTATTTTACGACCAACAGACAAGATTCGTGGCCATTATATAAAATTTTTTCTAGAGACAGAAGTTGGTAAAGCTTTATTGGAAGAAGCAGACCATGGTAAAAATGTTATCAATCTCTCAACAAAAGAATTATTAGAAATTCCAATTCCTGTAATTCCCTTGGTAAAACAAGACTATTTAATTGGCCAATATTTAAGAGGTTTGGCTGACTATAAACGTAAGTTAGCTAGAGCTGAAATGGAGTGGCAACATATTCAAAAAGAAGTGAGAAAAAGTTTAATTTAA
- a CDS encoding Asp23/Gls24 family envelope stress response protein yields MTNSNTYIKNTATTTKPEAIRGELTYEDKVIQKIIGIALANVDGLLAVSGGFFSSIKDKLVNSDSVTDGVNVEVGKKQVAVDLDVVVEYQKHIPTIYKKVKEVVEKEVKRMTDLDVVEVNVNVVDIKTREQHEADSVTVQDQLSNAAQATGKFTSNQVNNVKSAIGSGVDKVQDMQSEPRVK; encoded by the coding sequence ATGACAAACTCAAACACATACATTAAAAACACAGCAACAACTACAAAACCAGAGGCTATTCGTGGTGAATTAACTTATGAAGATAAAGTTATTCAAAAAATTATCGGAATTGCACTTGCAAATGTAGATGGTTTGTTAGCAGTTAGTGGAGGATTTTTCTCAAGTATTAAAGATAAACTGGTTAACTCTGACTCTGTAACAGATGGTGTAAATGTTGAAGTTGGTAAAAAACAAGTTGCCGTTGACTTGGATGTTGTTGTTGAATATCAAAAACATATCCCAACAATCTATAAAAAAGTTAAAGAAGTCGTTGAAAAAGAAGTTAAACGCATGACTGATTTAGATGTTGTAGAAGTGAATGTAAATGTTGTTGATATTAAAACTCGTGAACAACATGAAGCTGACTCAGTGACTGTTCAAGATCAATTATCAAATGCAGCTCAAGCTACTGGAAAATTTACTTCAAACCAAGTCAATAATGTTAAATCAGCTATAGGATCTGGAGTAGATAAAGTTCAAGATATGCAGTCTGAACCACGTGTAAAATAA
- a CDS encoding Asp23/Gls24 family envelope stress response protein, with the protein MTTDNIKSSLTYNDKVIEKIVGHALENVDGLLQVSGGFFSNLKNNVVNSDSVTDGVNVEVGTKEVAVDLDIVVEYGKDIPSIVESIKAIVSQNVDVMTHLKVVELNANVVDIKTKEEHESDSVTLQDRVTSASQATGKFISEQSGKARDAISNGTEKVKDAVASNQEEAAH; encoded by the coding sequence ATGACAACAGATAACATTAAAAGTTCACTAACATATAATGATAAAGTAATCGAAAAAATTGTAGGACATGCATTGGAAAATGTTGATGGCTTACTTCAAGTCAGTGGAGGATTCTTCTCAAACCTAAAAAACAATGTCGTTAATTCTGATTCAGTTACAGATGGTGTTAATGTTGAAGTTGGTACTAAAGAAGTAGCTGTTGACTTAGATATTGTTGTAGAATATGGTAAAGATATTCCTTCAATTGTAGAAAGTATCAAAGCAATTGTTAGTCAAAATGTTGATGTTATGACTCACTTGAAAGTTGTTGAATTGAATGCGAATGTTGTTGATATCAAAACAAAAGAAGAACATGAATCTGACTCAGTAACATTACAAGATCGTGTAACGAGTGCTTCACAAGCAACTGGTAAGTTTATATCAGAACAATCTGGTAAAGCTAGAGATGCTATTTCAAATGGAACTGAAAAAGTTAAAGATGCAGTAGCTTCAAATCAAGAAGAAGCAGCTCATTAA
- a CDS encoding pneumococcal-type histidine triad protein — protein sequence MKKKYIFISSAVGILLAANIGTYALGKYSGQKEASENQVAYVPNKGKKIKTTHKNQKTPDQISSEEGITAEQIVVKITDQGYVTSHGDHFHFYNGKVPYNALISEELIIKDPNYVFNKSDVINAVKDGYIIKVKGQYYLYLKPGSKRENIRTKAQIAEQAEKGAKEAKANKHGHGGHHLSKSQEKAVQKAKSQGRYTTDDGYIFNPTDVIDDMGDAFLVPHGNHFHYIPKKDLSPRELSEAQAYWNSKKGNKTTVVANSNKGIGRHHNPAQYNEASGNYYGFRPNKGHVITNPFENRKQHHDNNDIRTTFPAPSNAEYKALLNKLYKLPKSKRHVEEDGLVFDPEKVTRANDFGYVMPHGDHYHIIPRNQLSDLEKMLADIHLYGKSNITIKEEKSPKSSTVTHQFMGKTIQAYGKGLDGKPYDTNDGYVFSPESIVEVDQNGVTAKHDTHFHYFGFGELEQDELKAVEKWIASHDISIDKEKLTKQSKTVFDPHKVLSKEMKSGKVGYTMLVDGKSVFYAREQLDLTQIAFAEQELMLKDKTNYKYDIVDNDIKPAALVSVTSLPMHAGNASYDTGSSFVIPHIDHIHVLPYSWLTDKQIATIKYVMQHPEARPDIWSNPGHEQVDVVIMNATPENKRQGLKNWQIIHTADEVKKAMSEGRFTTNDGYIFSAEDLLDPSTIKWKDGSYTIPKFTIEKRLSISMNDLSEAERQEVEKVMTQTPKENSSISDDSKKSESNSNIEENNDKVNDKNNSEESASNKEEKPALIDSIPTYGLDKPTLQAHLNELAKKYNISLEKVIYNDDSLTFYDTEGNMITYDIAKMQELSKTAL from the coding sequence ATGAAAAAGAAATATATCTTTATTAGTTCAGCAGTTGGCATTTTATTAGCTGCTAATATTGGAACATATGCTTTAGGAAAATATTCTGGTCAAAAAGAAGCCAGTGAAAATCAAGTTGCTTATGTTCCTAATAAAGGAAAAAAAATAAAGACAACTCATAAAAATCAGAAAACACCTGATCAAATTAGTTCAGAAGAAGGTATTACTGCAGAACAAATTGTTGTCAAAATAACGGACCAAGGTTATGTGACCTCTCATGGAGACCACTTCCATTTCTACAATGGTAAAGTACCTTACAATGCCCTTATTAGTGAGGAATTGATTATAAAAGATCCAAATTATGTCTTTAATAAATCAGATGTCATCAATGCAGTTAAAGATGGTTATATCATCAAAGTTAAGGGACAATATTATCTTTACTTAAAACCAGGTAGTAAACGTGAAAATATCAGAACTAAAGCTCAAATTGCAGAACAAGCTGAAAAAGGTGCCAAAGAGGCAAAGGCTAATAAGCATGGACATGGTGGGCATCATTTAAGTAAATCTCAAGAAAAAGCAGTCCAAAAAGCCAAGAGTCAAGGTAGGTATACTACAGATGATGGTTATATCTTTAATCCAACAGATGTCATTGACGACATGGGAGATGCTTTTTTAGTACCGCATGGCAATCACTTCCATTATATTCCCAAAAAAGACCTTTCTCCAAGAGAATTATCTGAAGCGCAAGCCTATTGGAACAGTAAAAAAGGAAATAAGACAACTGTTGTAGCCAATTCTAATAAAGGTATTGGCAGACACCATAATCCGGCTCAATATAATGAAGCTAGCGGAAATTATTATGGTTTTAGACCAAATAAAGGTCATGTCATTACAAATCCTTTTGAAAATCGTAAACAACATCATGATAACAATGACATACGGACAACTTTCCCAGCACCTAGTAATGCTGAATATAAAGCTTTATTGAATAAACTGTATAAGCTTCCTAAATCAAAGCGTCACGTTGAAGAAGATGGACTCGTTTTTGATCCAGAAAAAGTCACAAGAGCAAATGATTTTGGCTATGTCATGCCCCATGGTGATCACTATCATATTATTCCTCGTAATCAATTATCTGATTTAGAAAAGATGTTGGCTGATATTCATCTTTATGGTAAAAGTAATATTACTATTAAAGAAGAAAAATCTCCTAAATCAAGTACCGTTACACATCAATTTATGGGGAAAACGATTCAAGCTTATGGCAAAGGTTTAGATGGGAAACCATATGATACAAATGATGGTTACGTTTTTTCACCAGAGTCAATTGTTGAAGTTGATCAAAATGGTGTCACAGCAAAACATGATACTCATTTCCATTACTTTGGATTTGGTGAATTAGAACAAGATGAGTTGAAAGCAGTTGAAAAATGGATTGCATCACACGATATCTCAATTGATAAAGAAAAATTAACTAAACAAAGTAAGACTGTATTTGATCCACATAAAGTACTTTCAAAAGAAATGAAATCAGGAAAAGTGGGTTACACAATGTTAGTTGATGGTAAATCAGTATTCTATGCAAGAGAGCAACTCGATTTAACTCAAATCGCATTTGCTGAACAAGAATTAATGTTAAAAGATAAAACAAACTATAAATATGATATTGTGGATAATGATATCAAACCTGCAGCACTTGTATCTGTAACTAGTCTTCCAATGCATGCTGGAAATGCCTCTTATGATACAGGGAGTTCCTTTGTTATTCCACATATTGATCATATTCATGTTTTGCCTTATTCTTGGTTAACAGATAAACAAATTGCTACGATAAAATATGTTATGCAACATCCTGAAGCAAGACCTGATATTTGGTCAAATCCAGGTCATGAACAAGTCGATGTTGTCATAATGAATGCCACTCCAGAAAATAAACGTCAAGGTTTGAAGAATTGGCAAATTATCCATACGGCAGATGAAGTGAAAAAAGCAATGTCAGAGGGTCGTTTTACTACAAATGATGGATATATTTTCAGTGCAGAAGATCTATTAGATCCTTCTACCATTAAATGGAAAGATGGTTCTTATACAATTCCTAAATTCACTATTGAAAAACGTCTTTCCATTTCTATGAATGATTTATCAGAAGCTGAACGTCAAGAAGTTGAAAAAGTTATGACACAAACGCCAAAAGAGAATAGTTCTATAAGTGATGATTCAAAAAAATCAGAATCTAATTCTAATATTGAAGAAAATAATGATAAGGTAAATGATAAAAATAATAGTGAAGAATCCGCATCAAATAAAGAAGAAAAACCTGCTTTAATTGATTCTATTCCAACCTATGGTTTAGATAAACCTACTTTGCAAGCTCATTTAAATGAATTAGCTAAAAAATACAATATCTCACTAGAGAAAGTCATTTATAATGATGATTCCTTAACTTTCTATGATACTGAAGGTAATATGATTACTTATGATATTGCAAAAATGCAAGAATTATCAAAAACAGCATTATAA
- a CDS encoding TrkA C-terminal domain-containing protein gives MSDVTKEVKSSKYQKIAVAVAQRIADGDYVVGEKLKSRTTIASTFNVSPETARKGLNILADLNILTLKHGSGAIVLSKEKAMDFIDQYESIHSIAVIKENIRDNIRQQQKDLNALELLVNDFLMQSQSISKQYPLMTYEIIASKPTEIFGKSIGELNLWQQTGATVVAIEHNGELLKSPGPYAVIEKGDHIYFVGDDDVYSRMKTFFNLTMGL, from the coding sequence ATGAGTGATGTAACGAAAGAAGTTAAAAGCTCAAAATATCAAAAAATTGCTGTTGCAGTCGCCCAAAGAATAGCTGATGGCGATTATGTTGTCGGAGAAAAATTAAAGTCTAGAACAACAATTGCTTCTACTTTTAATGTTTCTCCGGAAACAGCTAGAAAAGGTTTAAATATTCTGGCAGACCTAAATATATTAACTTTAAAGCATGGTAGCGGAGCTATTGTGTTATCTAAAGAGAAAGCAATGGATTTTATTGATCAGTATGAATCAATACATTCCATTGCCGTCATCAAAGAAAATATTAGAGATAATATTCGTCAACAACAAAAAGATCTAAACGCATTAGAGCTATTAGTAAATGATTTCTTAATGCAAAGTCAATCTATTTCCAAACAATATCCTTTGATGACTTATGAAATCATTGCGAGTAAACCAACTGAAATATTTGGAAAATCAATAGGTGAGTTAAATCTTTGGCAACAAACTGGTGCAACGGTTGTTGCTATCGAACATAATGGGGAATTACTTAAGTCTCCTGGGCCTTATGCAGTTATTGAAAAAGGAGATCATATCTATTTTGTCGGTGATGATGATGTGTATTCTAGAATGAAAACTTTCTTTAATTTAACTATGGGCTTATAA
- a CDS encoding DUF2273 domain-containing protein — protein sequence MEFFERFKYPILGGVAGLILAIMFVSFGFWKTILVLIFIGLGSYLGLYAQRTGILDNLFRNRK from the coding sequence ATGGAATTTTTTGAACGTTTTAAATATCCCATTTTAGGTGGAGTTGCCGGATTAATCTTAGCTATTATGTTTGTTTCCTTTGGTTTTTGGAAAACAATTTTAGTGTTAATCTTTATCGGATTAGGATCATATCTTGGACTTTATGCCCAAAGAACGGGGATTTTAGATAATCTATTTAGAAATCGTAAATAA